The Neodiprion fabricii isolate iyNeoFabr1 chromosome 4, iyNeoFabr1.1, whole genome shotgun sequence genome window below encodes:
- the LOC124180231 gene encoding DEAD-box helicase Dbp80 isoform X2: MQTKVLNVKGTDNFTVTNLGISQPTTTPQDGSESSKSDETEDQISPAEKSLLQKIIRKGLVETTKDLEIQRKDPTSPLYSIKTFEALHLKPALLKGVYAMGFNAPSKIQETALPTLLADPPQNMIAQSQSGTGKTAAFVLAMLSRVDPNKDYPQVLCLSPTYELAIQTGEVAAKMSQFCPEIKLKYAVRGEEIARGTKITDHIIIGTPGKVLDWAIKFRFFDLRKISVFVLDEADVMIATQGHQDQCIRIHKLLPRTCQMMFFSATYETAVMEFAEIIVSNPLIIRLLKEEESLDNIKQYYVKCKNMDEKYTAITNIYGVITIGQAIIFCHTRKTAGWLAEKMSKDGHAVAVLSGDLTVEQRIAVLDRFRAGLEKVLITTNVLARGIDVEQVTIVVNFDLPIDQDRQADCATYLHRIGRTGRFGKSGIAINLVDSSHAMQVCQDIEKHFGKKIHYLDAEDAEEIEKIGA; the protein is encoded by the exons ATGCAAACTAAAGTGCTAAATGTTAAAGGAACTGACAATTTCACT GTGACAAATTTGGGTATATCCCAGCCTACTACAACACCACAGGATGGAAGCGAATCGTCGAAAAGCGATGAAACCGAGGATCAGATATCACCAGCAGAAAAATCACTGCTGCAGAAGATTATCAGAAAAGGGCTGGTTGAGACCACCAAGGATCTAGAGATTCAACGAAAAGATCCCACATCCCCTTTGTACAGCATTAAGACCTTCGAAGCACTCCATTT GAAGCCAGCACTCTTGAAAGGAGTTTACGCAATGGGGTTCAACGCGCCTTCAAAAATTCAGGAGACTGCTCTTCCAACACTACTTGCAGACCC ACCACAAAACATGATTGCGCAATCACAGTCTGGTACCGGCAAGACTGCAGCCTTTGTTCTAGCTATGCTAAGCCGAGTAGACCCCAACAAGGACTATCCCCAAGTTCTCTGTCTATCACCTACGTATGAATTAGCCATTCAAACTGGCGAAGTTGCAGCAAAAATGTCTCAATTTTGTCCAGAAATTAAGCTGAAATATGCTGTTCGAGGAGAAGAAA ttgcTCGAGGTACGAAAATCACCGACCATATAATAATTGGAACTCCGGGAAAAGTTCTGGATTGGGCTATAAAGTTCAGATTTTTCGACCTGAGAAAAATCTCGGTCTTTGTTTTGGACGAGGCAGATGTAATGATTGCCACTCAAGGACACCAGGATCAATGCATCCGGATCCACAA GTTGCTGCCTCGCACTTGTCAGATGATGTTTTTCTCTGCGACGTATGAAACGGCAGTGATGGAATTTGCTGAGATAATCGTGAGCAATCCGTTGATAATACGTTTGCTGAAAGAGGAGGAAAGTTTGGACAACATCAAACAGTACTACGTCAAGTGCAAGAACATGGACGAAAAGTACACAGCTATCACCAATATTTATGGCGTGATCACCATTGGACAAGCTATCATTTTCTGTCAC ACGAGAAAAACAGCCGGCTGGCTAGCAGAAAAGATGAGTAAAGATGGTCACGCTGTGGCAGTTTTATCTGGTGACCTGACTGTCGAGCAACGCATTGCTGTTTTAGACAGGTTTCGAGCGGGTCTTGAAAAGGTTCTCATCACCACAAATGTCTTGGCTAGAG GAATTGATGTTGAGCAAGTAACAATCGTTGTGAACTTCGACCTACCAATTGACCAAGACCGCCAAGCAGATTGTGCAACTTATCTACACAGGATCGGGCGCACGGGCAGATTCGGAAAATCTGGTATCGCCATTAATCTAGTGGATTCATCGCACGCGATGCAAGTCTGTCAAGATATAGAGAAACACTTTGGAAAAAAGATACACTATTTGGATGCAGAAGATGCggaggaaattgaaaaaatcggtGCATAA
- the LOC124180231 gene encoding DEAD-box helicase Dbp80 isoform X1, whose translation MASPKVDWAKYTDEQESLASKVTNLGISQPTTTPQDGSESSKSDETEDQISPAEKSLLQKIIRKGLVETTKDLEIQRKDPTSPLYSIKTFEALHLKPALLKGVYAMGFNAPSKIQETALPTLLADPPQNMIAQSQSGTGKTAAFVLAMLSRVDPNKDYPQVLCLSPTYELAIQTGEVAAKMSQFCPEIKLKYAVRGEEIARGTKITDHIIIGTPGKVLDWAIKFRFFDLRKISVFVLDEADVMIATQGHQDQCIRIHKLLPRTCQMMFFSATYETAVMEFAEIIVSNPLIIRLLKEEESLDNIKQYYVKCKNMDEKYTAITNIYGVITIGQAIIFCHTRKTAGWLAEKMSKDGHAVAVLSGDLTVEQRIAVLDRFRAGLEKVLITTNVLARGIDVEQVTIVVNFDLPIDQDRQADCATYLHRIGRTGRFGKSGIAINLVDSSHAMQVCQDIEKHFGKKIHYLDAEDAEEIEKIGA comes from the exons ATGGCTTCCCCGAAAGTGGATTGGGCCAAATATACCGACGAGCAAGAAAGCCTTGCCTCCAAG GTGACAAATTTGGGTATATCCCAGCCTACTACAACACCACAGGATGGAAGCGAATCGTCGAAAAGCGATGAAACCGAGGATCAGATATCACCAGCAGAAAAATCACTGCTGCAGAAGATTATCAGAAAAGGGCTGGTTGAGACCACCAAGGATCTAGAGATTCAACGAAAAGATCCCACATCCCCTTTGTACAGCATTAAGACCTTCGAAGCACTCCATTT GAAGCCAGCACTCTTGAAAGGAGTTTACGCAATGGGGTTCAACGCGCCTTCAAAAATTCAGGAGACTGCTCTTCCAACACTACTTGCAGACCC ACCACAAAACATGATTGCGCAATCACAGTCTGGTACCGGCAAGACTGCAGCCTTTGTTCTAGCTATGCTAAGCCGAGTAGACCCCAACAAGGACTATCCCCAAGTTCTCTGTCTATCACCTACGTATGAATTAGCCATTCAAACTGGCGAAGTTGCAGCAAAAATGTCTCAATTTTGTCCAGAAATTAAGCTGAAATATGCTGTTCGAGGAGAAGAAA ttgcTCGAGGTACGAAAATCACCGACCATATAATAATTGGAACTCCGGGAAAAGTTCTGGATTGGGCTATAAAGTTCAGATTTTTCGACCTGAGAAAAATCTCGGTCTTTGTTTTGGACGAGGCAGATGTAATGATTGCCACTCAAGGACACCAGGATCAATGCATCCGGATCCACAA GTTGCTGCCTCGCACTTGTCAGATGATGTTTTTCTCTGCGACGTATGAAACGGCAGTGATGGAATTTGCTGAGATAATCGTGAGCAATCCGTTGATAATACGTTTGCTGAAAGAGGAGGAAAGTTTGGACAACATCAAACAGTACTACGTCAAGTGCAAGAACATGGACGAAAAGTACACAGCTATCACCAATATTTATGGCGTGATCACCATTGGACAAGCTATCATTTTCTGTCAC ACGAGAAAAACAGCCGGCTGGCTAGCAGAAAAGATGAGTAAAGATGGTCACGCTGTGGCAGTTTTATCTGGTGACCTGACTGTCGAGCAACGCATTGCTGTTTTAGACAGGTTTCGAGCGGGTCTTGAAAAGGTTCTCATCACCACAAATGTCTTGGCTAGAG GAATTGATGTTGAGCAAGTAACAATCGTTGTGAACTTCGACCTACCAATTGACCAAGACCGCCAAGCAGATTGTGCAACTTATCTACACAGGATCGGGCGCACGGGCAGATTCGGAAAATCTGGTATCGCCATTAATCTAGTGGATTCATCGCACGCGATGCAAGTCTGTCAAGATATAGAGAAACACTTTGGAAAAAAGATACACTATTTGGATGCAGAAGATGCggaggaaattgaaaaaatcggtGCATAA
- the LOC124180232 gene encoding vacuolar protein sorting-associated protein 37A, protein MLSRIFRGENENASVKRKRQIDTLKIFNDNVVELREDVEYQVQFDAGDKRMAIMVSLSPEFPLEKPVLRVSPPINHPWCNEHNEIVNAPGLLNFTVHSDLGRVVQAIIREFSKNPPKLIEDSPLSVSSVCHRDLNDRVSPSYALQQQYPEIPSTSYNSYYNTHYPQYSSSSTNTNNTGYNYNYKNSGNTYAIESQAKSFASTSHLSTYSPSSTSNSLHSTKAPCYSSNQYANTPYLNSHYGGTNYGQTAQTNVRSKTPQCSEFPELNDLSTEELQKLGDNVDRLDEFLEKHSQIKDLNTTVEDAIDWVENTARGNLLKESELEELRNQVAEKAERVTILKARYDQLNQKYNKLSEVFTPDHIKNCLKHAADESHEKSEAIAEDFLNRKIDVERFLSTYVECRKLGQARRTKEEKLAHQLNELKRAGY, encoded by the exons ATGTTATCGCGAATATTCCGTGGAGAAAATGAGAATGCCTCTGTTAAGAGAAAGCGGCAAATTGACaccctgaaaatttttaacgacaA CGTAGTCGAACTGAGAGAGGATGTGGAGTACCAAGTTCAGTTTGATGCAGGGGATAAGCGAATGGCTATCATGGTCTCGCTCTCGCCTGAATTTCCCCTAGAAAAACCTGTTCTCAGAGTATCTCCTCCGATCAATCATCCATGGTGCAACGAGCACAATGAAATCGTCAATGCTCCGGGACTATTAAAT TTTACGGTACACAGCGACCTTGGCAGGGTCGTCCAAGCCATCATTAGAGAGTTCAGTAAAAACCCACCAAAGCTTATCGAAGATAGTCCACTGTCAGTCTCTTCCGTATGCCACAGAG ATTTGAATGATAGAGTATCGCCGTCCTATGCCCTGCAACAACAATACCCTGAGATACCGTCGACTTCGTATAATTCTTATTACAACACCCACTACCCGCAATATTCGTCGTCAAGTACAAACACGAACAACACAGGTTACAATTATAACTACAAAAACTCGGGTAACACATATGCGATAGAGAGTCAAGCTAAGTCCTTTGCTTCGACTTCACATCTTTCTACTTATTCGCCGAGTTCTACCAGCAATTCTTTGCACAGTACTAAAGCTCCGTGTTATTCCTCCAATCAATATGCCAACACCCCTTACCTCAACTCGCATTATGGCGGCACGAATTATGGACAAACGGCGCAGACTAACGTCAGGTCAAAAACACCTCAGTGCTCGGAATTTCCAGAATTAAACGATCTGAGTACAGAGGAACTGCAAAAACTCGGTGACAATGTCGATAGATTAGACGAGTTTTTGGAAAAGCATTCCCAGATAAAGGATCTCAATACCACAGTAGAAGACGCCATCGATTGGGTCGAAAATACAGCCA GGGGAAATCTGCTGAaggaatctgaactcgaagaACTTAGAAATCAAGTAGCCGAAAAAGCGGAAAGAGTAACGATTCTAAAAGCTAGATATGACCAGCTTAATCAGAAgtacaataaattatcagAAGTGTTCACGCCAGATCACATAAAGAACTGCTTAAAACATGCGGCTGACGAAAGCCATGAAAAGAGTGAAGCGATTGCGGAAGATTTTTTGAACAGAAAAATTGATGTCGAACGTTTTTTGAGCACTTACGTAGAATGTCGAAAGCTTGGACAGGCACGGCGAACTAAGGAAGAAAAGTTAGCTCACCAATTGAACGAACTGAAACGGGCTGGTTACTAA
- the LOC124180229 gene encoding actin-related protein 8: protein MPVFQESCAEQIQAQTIIIIHPGSMNLRMGRASDLNPNVLLNAVARKRLQGGLEYKDPILPSQVPKTKELTQAMEESRLQVSHTLQSCLQSDGRRRYATPPQQIAAFNRRSNPETLSPSGGEWIKTDEEVVVGDDILSLNPEADFNIHFPYKRGELNVHSGPGGSLRAVLANLKIIWEHVLTKKMNVLLKDLRHYRAVLVIPDIYNRHYLKELTTLLLCEMGFGGCFLLQDHVAATFGAGLGYACVVDVGDQKTSVSCVEDGISHRNTRVRMDFGGADITQTFFWLLQKCAFPYKTCNASNRLDALLLDQLKKDFCHVDLNVCGSQEKTFIVRQPQIPTEKYTLQVGDECLVAPLSLFQPELFKVTGMHTVHTQKRSMGDPEDPHDENYLRETSRRGAKENLEQTLELPEEVATPAVTGEEEVVVDAVDSAPISLGIRDLDTPRDFVVGPQQLLGLDHAVLQSIDRCPTDDLKRKMYSCILVVGSGMKFQGIGMWLHNRISLQIPYMYRAEQLDIITQPKEMDPGMTAWKGAAILSCLESAQELWIGRQEWEQIGVRILRERAPFMW from the exons ATGCCAGTTTTTCAGGAATCATGTGCTGAG CAAATACAGGCGCAGACGATAATAATTATCCATCCAGGATCGATGAATCTTCGCATGGGGCGAGCCTCTGATCTGAATCCCAATGTTCTCCTCAATGCTGTCGCGAGAAAGAGGCTCCAAGGAGGATTGGAATACAAAGATCCCATTCTTCCATCTCAGGTTCCTAAA ACGAAAGAGCTCACGCAAGCAATGGAAGAATCTCGCCTTCAAGTTTCTCACACTTTACAATCCTGTTTGCAATCTGATGGAAGAAGAAGGTACGCAACACCTCCACAGCAAATAGCTGCTTTCAATCGAAGATCGAATCCGGAAACCCTCTCACCGTCCGGTGGAGAATGGATAAAAACTGATGAAGAAGTGGTTGTGGGTGATGATATATTATCCCTCAATCCAGAGGCAgatttcaatattcatttCCCATACAAGAGAGGTGAATTAAATGTTCACTCGGGACCCGGAGGAAGTCTTAGAGCTGTTTTAGCAAATCTAAAGATAATCTGGGAACATgttttaacgaaaaaaatgaacgtcCTCTTGAAAGACCTACGCCATTATCGAGCAGTGCTCGTTATACCCGATATTTACAACAGACATTACTTGAAAGAACTGACAACCCTTCTGTTGTGTGAAATGGGCTTCGGAGGATGTTTTCTGTTACAG GATCACGTAGCGGCTACGTTTGGCGCTGGTTTAGGATATGCTTGCGTTGTTGATGTTGGAGATCAGAAAACTTCAGTCTCCTGTGTAGAAGATGGAATTTCTCACAGAAATACACGAGTACGGATGGACTTTGGAGGCGCAGATATTACACAAACGTTCTTCTGGCTATTACAAAAGTGTGCATTTCCATATAAAACTTGCAATGCATCTAACAGACTCGATGCATTGCTTCTAGACCAATTGAAAAAGGACTTTTGTCACGTCGATTTGAATGTCTGTGGATCCCAAGAAAAGACATTCATTGTTCGACAACCTCAAATCCCAACCGAGAAGTACACATTGCAG GTTGGCGATGAATGCCTGGTGGCACCTTTGAGTTTATTTCAACCAGAGTTGTTTAAAGTTACTGGAATGCACACTGTTCATACACAAAAACGCTCGATGGGAGATCCAGAAGATCCGcatgatgaaaattatttacgagAGACAAGC AGACGCGGAGCAAAGGAGAATTTGGAGCAGACATTAGAGCTGCCTGAGGAAGTTGCTACACCAGCTGTGACAGGCGAGGAAGAGGTAGTCGTTGATGCCGTTGATTCAGCACCCATCAGTTTGGGAATTCGCGACTTAGATACCCCACGCGATTTCGTTGTTGGTCCCCAGCAACTATTAGGGCTCGATCACGCTGTTCTGCAAAGTATCGATCGATGTC CGACTGATGACTTGAAACGTAAAATGTACAGCTGCATATTGGTCGTTGGATCCGGAATGAAGTTCCAGGGAATAGGAATGTGGCTGCATAACAGAATATCCTTGCAAATTCCGTACATGTACAGGGCTG AGCAACTGGACATTATAACACAACCCAAGGAAATGGATCCAGGGATGACAGCCTGGAAGGGTGCAGCAATATTGAGTTGTTTAGAATCAGCACAAGAGTTATGGATTGGTCGTCAAGAGTGGGAGCAAATTGGTGTCAGAATTTTAAGAGAGAGAGCCCCATTTATGTGGTGA
- the LOC124180235 gene encoding uncharacterized protein LOC124180235, with product MDESSSSLDFSLHNANPQDFTLEDTLGVLMDLKSERDQELEQLYDVQINNKLFDSIDESRISEKRRQYVSSFIKQISNDKPDDYPIPNTLDMVSTTVAALTQEVQNAQEQVNILTENLERTEKEISRLKEKKQGIEKMKNSCLAANNIIASKTWAEELRITQQIFKEVKQETQQVVAEIFPDNDHVKNFLAELCSAYFSSGDNVYVDLLPEVADAANFLLEADLIVRHRYDENKVRLIDLYVILNYFHLRLSPDTLVYIPTQHKSLNTKFSLNSNGQ from the exons ATG GATGAATCAAGTAGCTCGTTGGATTTCTCATTACACAATGCAAACCCCCAGGATTTTACTTTGGAAGATACGTTGGGAGTATTGATGGATTTAAAATCGGAACGAGATCAGGAATTAGAACAATTGTACGATGtgcaaataaataacaagCTTTTCGATTCGATCGATGAATCGAGAATCTCAGAAAAACGTCGTCAATACGTATCGAGTTTCATAAAACAGATATCCAATGATAAACCTGACGATTATCCCATTCCAAATACTTTGGATATGGTTTCAACCACTGTTGCAGCATTAACTCAAGAAGTCCAGAATGCGCAAGAACAAGTTAACATTCTCACTGAAAACCTAGAACGTACGGAGAAAGAAATTAGCCG ATTGAAGGAAAAGAAGCaaggtattgaaaaaatgaaaaattcctgTTTAGCAGCCAATAACATCATAGCCAGTAAAACTTGGGCAGAAGAACTTCGTATAACACAGCAGATATTTAAGGAAGTTAAACAGGAAACG CAACAAGTCGTAGCAGAGATCTTTCCAGATAATGACCatgtgaagaattttttagcA GAATTGTGTTCCGCGTATTTTTCCAGCGGTGACAACGTATATGTAGATTTATTACCTGAAGTTGCAGATGCGGCTAATTTTCTGCTTGAAGCAGATTTAATTGTACGTCATCgatatgatgaaaataaagtgaGGCTTATTGACCTGTATGTGAtcttaaattattttcatcttcgaTTATCCCCTGATACATTGGTATATATTCCAACTCAACACAAAAGtttaaatacaaaattttcgcTTAACTCAAATGGCCAGTAA